Proteins encoded within one genomic window of Episyrphus balteatus chromosome 1, idEpiBalt1.1, whole genome shotgun sequence:
- the LOC129921127 gene encoding uncharacterized protein LOC129921127: protein MKTMFWIINLPTAGLVVGFITVLISCYNLSELIDELINFDKERSKFIWFMFFSVTEDNIKWEIAIYSMLLISGIFLIIGTIKKLHQLLLPWLIIMVFLILYAVLCTLVLFLLAFTFISFFQNIFLFSAFGYTFLTSLSIYTWIGILTLHCNIHKENQTPTEADVPLYSHPNNNTVVKSSSQQKFNV, encoded by the exons ATGAAAACTATGTTTTGGATAATCAACCTACCAACAGCCGGTTTGGTTGTCGGTTTTATAACTGTTTTAATAAGTTGTTATAATCTCAGTGAACTTATTGATGAATTGATTAACTTCGATAAAGAACGATCAAAATTTATTTGGTTCATGT ttttttctgTAACTGAAGACAATATTAAGTGGGAAATTGCTATTTATTCTATGCTTTTAATTTCGGGCATTTTTCTTATTATTGGAACCATCAAG AAATTACACCAACTACTTTTACCCTGGCTGATTATAATggtctttttaattttatatgcagTCCTTTGTACTTTAGTTCTTTTCCTCCTAGCCTTTACATTTATCTCCTTTTTTCagaatatttttctattttccgCTTTTGGCTATACTTTTTTAACaa GTCTAAGTATTTATACGTGGATTGGAATTTTAACATTACATTGCAATATTCATAAAGAAAACCAAACACCTACTGAAGCTGATGTTCCTTTATACTCACATCCTAATAATAATACTGTTGTTAAATCTTCGAGTcaacaaaaattcaatgtaTAA
- the LOC129921134 gene encoding uncharacterized protein LOC129921134 — translation MKTMFWIIKLPIVGIAMGFITFIISFLNLVEIIDHFNKQKHRLPGFIFFTANENILKWEIAIYSMFLISGLFLIIGTIKKIHQIFLPWLILTAFGILYGVVCTIFQLFLAMGSVYFFGNNLWIGAIGLIFLISFCIYVWIGIVQLYSNIYEEKESETEVDPEKL, via the exons ATGAAAACTATGTTTTGGATAATAAAGCTACCAATTGTTGGTATAGCTATGGGCTTTATAACTTTTATTATAAGTTTTCTAAACCTCGTTGAAATTATTGACCActtcaataaacaaaaacatagaCTTCCTGGGTTCATAT tttttacTGCAAACGAAAACATATTGAAATGGGAAATTGCTATTTATTCTATGTTTTTAATTTCGGGTCTTTTTCTTATAATTGGTACCATCAAG aaaatacatcAAATATTCTTACCATGGCTGATTTTAACAGCCTTTGGAATTCTATATGGAGTTGTTTGTACTATATTCCAATTATTCCTTGCCATGGGTagcgtttacttttttggcAATAACTTGTGGATTGGTGCTATTGGTCTAATTTTCTTAATAA GTTTCTGTATTTATGTATGGATTGGAATTGTGCAATTATATTCCAACATTTATGAGGAAAAAGAAAGTGAAACTGAAGTAGATCCAGAGAAGCTATAG
- the LOC129921131 gene encoding uncharacterized protein LOC129921131 yields the protein MNTLFWIIKLPIVGIAVGFLTFIISFLNLVQIIDHFNKQKHRLPGFIFFTANENILKWEIAIYSMFLISGLFLIVGTIKKVHQIFLPWLILTAFGILYGVVCTLFQLFFVMGSFYFFGNNFLIGAIGLIFLISFCIYVWIGIVQLYSNIYEEKENETEVDPEKLQPDEKMAVKNL from the exons ATGAACACTTTATTTTGGATAATAAAGCTACCAATTGTTGGTATAGCTGTGggctttttaacatttattaTAAGTTTTCTAAACCTCGTTCAAATTATTGACCActtcaataaacaaaaacatagaCTTCCTGGGTTCATAT tttttactGCAAACGAAAACATATTGAAATGGGAAATTGCCATTTATTCCATGTTTTTGATTTCGGGTCTTTTCCTTATAGTTGGTACCATCAAG aaagtaCATCAAATATTCTTACCATGGCTGATTTTAACAGCCTTTGGAATTCTATATGGAGTTGTTTGTACTTTATTCCAATTATTCTTTGTCATGGGTagcttttacttttttggcaaTAACTTTTTGATTGGTGCTATTGGTCTTATCTTCTTAATAA GTTTCTGTATTTATGTATGGATTGGAATTGTGCAATTATATTCCAATATTTATGaggaaaaagaaaatgaaactgAAGTAGATCCAGAGAAGCTACAGCCTGATGAGAAAATGGCTGTAAAAAACTTATGA
- the LOC129921138 gene encoding uncharacterized protein LOC129921138, with product MIGTITKYRRLILPWLIITVYGILFLAGYSIYIIIACFHEIRFDSIFGNFVYFIGMGILFITGLCTYTWIGILSLYLNYQKENQTPETEVEAVTETLHLHQQTNTVDKSLYQQKSPESYL from the exons ATGATTGGAACCATAACG aaatATCGTCGATTGATCTTACCATGGTTGATTATAACAGTTTATGGAATTCTATTTTTAGCTGGTTACAGTATTTACATTATAATAGCTTGTTTTCATGAAATACGATTTGATAGCATATTTggcaattttgtttatttcattgGGATGGGTATTCTCTTTATAACtg gaCTTTGTACTTACACATGGATTGGAATTCTGTCATTATATTTGAACtatcaaaaagaaaatcaaacacCTGAAACTGAAGTTGAGGCTGTTACAGAAACACTTCATCTGCACCAGCAAACTAATACAGTTGATAAATCTTTGTATCAACAAAAATCTCCTGAAAGTtacttgtga
- the LOC129921121 gene encoding uncharacterized protein LOC129921121, whose product MLLKVKNLFWISLPTSGIAVGFITSIACFLNIVDLIDFWINFDERKPSYHIFALSDASVQVIKWEILGYSLFLISGLLLIIGTIKKSHRLLLPWLILSVYVILFGIGSIVAFSVLSFGNMDNRFGYILLFVGLGLIFVTGLCVYIWIGILSLYRKIREKNRIHEELEAEKLEAEKLYQHPQVANIVKSTYHCECPPEQIPIQI is encoded by the exons ATGCTTTTGAAAGTTAAGAATTTGTTTTGGATAAGCCTACCAACTTCTGGTATAGCTGTCGGTTTCATAACTTCTATCGCATGCTTCTTAAATATTGTGGATCTTATCGATTTTTGGATTAACTTTGATGAACGGAAACCTAGCTATCATATATTTGCAT taTCTGATGCTAGTGTTCAAGTAATAAAATGGGAGATTTTAGGTTATAGTCTGTTTTTAATTTCGGGACTTTTGCTTATAATTGGAACAATCAAG aAATCACATCGTCTTCTTTTGCCATGGCTAATACTGTCAGTCTATGTTATTCTATTTGGTATTGGTAGCATTGTAGCCTTTTCAGTATTAAGCTTTGGTAATATGGATAATCGATTTGGATATATCTTATTGTTTGTTGGTTTGGGTTTAATCTTTGTAACTg gccTTTGTGTTTATATATGGATTGGAATTTTATCATTATATCGAAAAATTcgagaaaaaaatcgaatacaTGAAGAACTTGAAGCAGAAAAACTTGAAGCTGAAAAACTCTATCAGCATCCACAAGTTGCTAATATTGTAAAATCTACTTATCACTGTGAATGTCCTCCTGAACAgattcccatacaaatttga